The proteins below come from a single Sorghum bicolor cultivar BTx623 chromosome 4, Sorghum_bicolor_NCBIv3, whole genome shotgun sequence genomic window:
- the LOC8076088 gene encoding uncharacterized protein At1g04910, translated as MAELRHSAAARASNSPAKRDSDASAASSPFLPSPSTRGSRGGDDDDDGKDVHRSSPLLSHHHHKRAHLLTSPFRSLLALEDPRSPAASSSYRILLALLALLLAAGIFCAPLLWSRLNTPYLCHKEGITLHCPETKEPPSLWENPRAATTSWKPCAERRSNEPSDVPSVNETSGYIFIHAEGGLNQQRIAICNAVAIAKIMRATLILPVLKQDQIWKDQTKFEDIFDVDHFINYLKDDVRIVRDIPDWFTEKDELFTSIKRTVKNIPKYASAQFYIDNVLPRIKEKKIMSIKPFVDRLGYDNVPMEINRLRCRVNYHALKFLPDIEEMADKLAARMRNRTGNINPYMALHLRFEKGMVGLSFCDFAGTREEKAMMAAYRQKEWPRRYKNGSHLWPLALQKRKEGRCPLEPGEIAVILRALGYTSGTQIYVASGQVYGGKNRMAPLRNMFPNLVTKEELASAEELAPFRRHVTSLAALDFLVCLRSDVFVMTHGGNFAKLIIGARRYAGHRLKSVKPDKGLMSKSLGDPDMGWASFAEDVVVTHRTRTGLPEPTFPSYDLWENPLTPCMCRA; from the exons atggctgaGCTGCGGCactcggcggcggcgcgtgcGTCCAACTCCCCCGCCAAGCGCGACTCCGACGCCTCCGCCGCGTCGTCCCCCTTCCTCCCCTCCCCCTCCACCCGCGGCAgccgcggcggcgacgacgacgacgacggcaagGACGTCCACCGCTCGTCCCCTCTCCTGTCGCACCACCACCACAAGCGCGCCCACCTGCTGACGTCCCCGTTCCGCTCCCTCCTCGCACTGGAGGACCCCAGGTCCCCCGCCGCCTCGTCCTCCTACCGGATCCTGCTTGCCCTCCTCGCGCTCCTCCTCGCCGCTGGGATCTTCTGCGCGCCCTTGCTCTGGTCCCGCCTT AACACGCCGTACTTGTGCCACAAGGAGGGGATCACGCTCCACTGCCCTGAG ACGAAGGAACCCCCATCTCTATGGGAGAATCCACGTGCTGCCACTACATCTTGGAAGCCCTGTGCAGAGCGACGCAGCAATGAGCCCTCAG ATGTCCCATCAGTAAATGAAACCTCTGGGTATATTTTTATCCATGCTGAGGGAGGACTAAACCAGCAACGCATAGCT ATATGTAATGCTGTTGCAATTGCCAAAATAATGAGAGCAACGCTTATTTTGCCTGTTCTGAAGCAGGACCAAATTTGGAAAGACCAGAC GAAATTTGAAGATATCTTTGATGTTGATCATTTTATAAATTATTTGAAGGATGATGTACGGATTGTCCGAGATATCCCTGACTGGTTCACAGAGAAGGATGAGCTGTTTACCAGTATAAA GCGTACTGTGAAGAACATCCCAAAGTATGCTTCAGCACAGTTTTATATTGACAATGTACTTCCAAGGATCAAAGAGAAAAAGATAATGTCTATCAAGCCATTTGTCGACAGGTTGGG ATATGATAATGTACCAATGGAGATTAACCGGCTAAGATGCAGAGTAAACTATCACGCATTAAAGTTCCTACCTGATATTGAGGAAATGGCCGATAAGCTTGCAGCAAGAATGAGGAACAGAACTGGCAACATAAATCCATACAT gGCTCTTCACCTGAGATTTGAAAAAGGAATGGTGGGGCTTTCTTTCTGTGATTTTGCTGGCACACGGGAGGAGaaggcgatgatggccgcttaCAGGCAGAAAGAATGGCCAAGGCGCTACAAG AATGGATCCCATCTGTGGCCACTGGCACTGCAGAAGAGAAAAGAAGGCCGTTGCCCTCTTGAGCCCGGTGAGATTGCTGTGATCCTGCGCGCACTGGGGTACACGAGCGGAACACAAATATACGTCGCCTCAGGGCAAGTGTACGGCGGCAAGAACCGGATGGCTCCCCTCAGGAACATGTTCCCCAACTTG GTGACGAAGGAGGAGCTGGCGAGCGCGGAGGAGCTGGCGCCATTCCGGCGGCACGTGACGAGCCTGGCGGCGCTGGACTTCCTGGTGTGCCTGCGGTCGGACGTGTTCGTGATGACGCACGGCGGCAACTTCGCCAAGCTCATCATCGGGGCGCGACGCTACGCGGGGCACCGCCTCAAGTCGGTGAAGCCCGACAAGGGCCTCATGTCCAAGTCCCTGGGCGACCCCGACATGGGCTGGGCCTCCTTCGCGGAGGACGTCGTCGTCACGCACCGCACGCGGACGGGCCTCCCCGAGCCCACCTTCCCCAGCTACGATCTCTGGGAGAACCCGCTCACGCCCTGCATGTGCAGGGCCTGA
- the LOC8074660 gene encoding SNF1-related protein kinase regulatory subunit gamma-like PV42a codes for MTLRFGCRHDVGYRELASRDVSFHAAARESHAPLRSPRSPATRSTQKLLRTGLVLDRIQQEQKRDESSRAARKEGVVRSAMAQLRAPADEERLQQEAPHGVAGGGDVSSNKKARAGLCGVLRERKVVELARAKRRLVEVPYTATLAHTANALLAARVSGVAVAAPPGHWIGAGGSMILESDPATGAVRKHYIGMVNMLDILAHIAEASDDAEADGESVDLDRRMAVPVSSVIGHSLEGLTLWTLHPTTSVLDCMETFSKGVHRALVPLESSADNVVAVELVESAPGYRMLTQMDVARFLRAHGAELRDVLSRTVRELGAVNDTVFAVAGGTKVIDAIRAMRAASLTAVPVVDHATAAAVGSGTETLQYGNGQRAIETFSATDLRDCPVARLQPWLGISVTEFKRKVAEYRASTKPVVPGADATDTGTPADDTPAAVVAADDEPSGEQQEEEEEPAALVTCSPESTLGEAIEAVASRHVHRLWVVDEEGLLHGVVSLTDILRAVRDAALGEDRELHSIVS; via the exons ATGACTCTGAGATTTGGCTGCCGACATGATGTGGGATACCGTGAACTCGCTAGTCGTGACGTTTCTTTCCACGCGGCAGCTCGGGAGAGCCATGCGCCTCTCCGCTCGCCACGTTCTCCTGCAACTCGAAGCACTCAAAAGCTATTAAGAACTGGATTGGTTCTCGATCGAATCCAACAAGAACAGAAGAGAGACGAGAGTAGCAGAGCAGCTAGAAAGGAAGGAGTGGTCAGGTCAGCAATGGCGCAGCTTAGAGCACCCGCCGACGAGGAGAGGCTGCAGCAGGAGGCGCCGCACGGCGTGGCCGGCGGCGGGGACGTGAGCAGCAACAAGAAGGCGCGCGCGGGGCTCTGCGGCGTGCTCCGCGAGCGCAAGGTGGTGGAGCTGGCGCGCGCCAAGCGGCGGCTGGTGGAGGTCCCCTACACCGCGACGCTGGCGCACACGGCGAACGCGCTCCTTGCCGCGCGCGTCTCCGGCGTGGCCGTGGCCGCGCCGCCGGGCCACTGGATCGGCGCCGGCGGGTCCATGATCCTCGAGTCCGACCCGGCCACCGGCGCCGTCCGCAAGCACTACATCGGCATGGTCAACATGCTCGACATCCTCGCCCACATCGCCGAGGCCAGCGACGACGCCGAGGCCGACGGCGAGTCCGTCGACCTCGACCGCCGGATGGCCGTGCCGGTGTCCTCCGTCATCGGCCACTCCCTCGAGGGCCTCACTCTCTGGACGCTCCATCCGACAACCAG CGTGCTGGACTGCATGGAGACGTTCAGCAAGGGGGTGCACCGCGCGCTGGTGCCGCTGGAGAGCTCGGCGGACAACGTGGTGGCGGTGGAGCTGGTGGAGTCGGCGCCGGGGTACCGGATGCTCACCCAGATGGACGTGGCGAGGTTCCTCAGGGCGCACGGCGCGGAGCTGAGGGACGTGCTGTCGCGCACCGTGCGCGAGCTCGGCGCCGTGAACGACACGGTGTTCGCGGTCGCCGGCGGCACCAAGGTGATCGACGCCATCAGGGCGATGCGGGCGGCGTCGCTGACCGCGGTGCCCGTCGTGGAccacgccaccgccgccgccgttggtAGCGGTACAGAGACCCTTCAATAC gggAACGGGCAAAGGGCGATCGAGACGTTCTCGGCGACGGACCTGCGAGACTGCCCGGTGGCGCGGCTGCAGCCGTGGCTGGGGATCAGCGTGACGGAGTTCAAGAGGAAGGTGGCGGAGTACCGGGCGAGCACCAAGCCCGTGGTGCCCGGCGCCGACGCCACGGACACCGGCACCCCGGCCGACGACACCCCCGCGGCCGTCGTCGCCGCGGACGACGAGCCGAGCGGcgagcagcaggaggaggaggaggagccggcggCGCTGGTGACGTGCTCCCCGGAGAGCACCCTCGGCGAGGCGATCGAGGCGGTGGCATCGAGGCACGTGCACCGGCTGTGGGTGGTCGACGAGGAAGGGCTCCTTCACGGCGTCGTGTCGCTCACCGACATCCTCCGGGCGGTGCGGGACGCCGCGCTCGGCGAGGACCGGGAGCTGCACAGCATCGTGTCGTGA